In Lottiidibacillus patelloidae, the genomic window TAACGATAAAATACTATCACCAAGATCTCCCATATTACTCGTTTGGAATAATACTGGAATAGTAATAAAGTCAGTAAAGAATCTATAATAAACAATATTTGCGTATAATAATATCGTACTTAATAAACTTATCAATAATAATACGTGAGCTCGTTTATTTTCACTAAAGAATAAACTAAATGCCAAAAATAGAATAATAGAACTTAGTGGATTCATTATTAATATAAACTCTTGTGTCCAAGATTCAGTTGGTAGATTAAATTGTGTTTTATATGCAAGATACATCTTAAGCCATAATAATACTGAGACAAGATAGAACAGGCCTAATCTAGAATGTATATTTTTCATTTCATTTCCTCCTAATTGTTGTAACACGTGTTGCAGAAAACTTATCTATTGTATTCTTCATAAGAATAACAAAAACAATCATACTTCTTTTCTCTTTTTCTATCAACTAATTTTTTATCGTTTTCCTTGTATTATAGTTACTCGTATCATTAGACGAGTTTATGTTCAAAAAGGTTTCATTTTTTTATTGGTAAATTTTAACACTATTTATGCGACCCATTTATAACAATATGTTGAAGGGTTTACAATAGAACTGCTTTAGTAGATATTTTACTATATTTTTTTATTTCATTGGGAACCCTTTGCTTTTTAAAAAGTCCTTTAAATATATTCGAGAAGGTACTGACATCTTGCGAATAATTTGCTTTGACCATGTATCTAAACGAGAATTTTTTGCTCTGCTATCATAATAGTTTCTTAGTTCATCATTATATTGTTCGATGGAAGTTCGCACCTTCTGAGTATCGTGTACATATTGCTCCTCATAGTACATTGCTGACATAGGTAATCGAGGTTTTTGTTCTGGAGTATGTGCAGGATAACCAACTACTAGTCCAAATAGAGGAAAAACATGCTCAGGCGTTTGTAACAACTTACTAACTTCATAAAGTTCATTTCGAAGTCCACCTATATAACATATCCCCAACCCTAAAGACTCCGCTGCAATAGCAGCATTTTGCGCAGCTAAAGCCGCATCAATTACTGCAACAGTATACATTTCCGTGGATTGTAATGTTTCTGAAAAATCCACCTGTTCTGTCTCTGCAATCACTTTATGACGATATAAATCAGCGCAAAAAATAAATAAATGACCATTTTTTGCAACATAGGGTTGATCTCCAGATAACTGAGCAAGCCTTTCCTTTTTATATTGATCAGTAATCCCAATAATTGCATATGCTTGTACGTTACTTGACGTTGATGCTGCCTGTGCACTCGTTACTATTGCTTCTATTTGCTCTTTATCCAAAAGCCTATTCTCAAATTTCCTAATTGACCGATGTTGCAATAATGTTTGAATCACATCATTCATATTATTCACCTTTATTTTTTCGACTTTTGATTATTAGTAAACTTTGTTTAAATTGCTCAATAGTTATTAGTTTAGAATTGTATAGTTCTCTTATTTCATCTTCCATTAATTGATAATCAAGTTCTTTATCACCTGTGTATATAATCGTTCCATAATTTTTCAATAGTTGTTGTACTTCAAAAAAAGTTTTCACAAAATCACCTTATGTTTAATTTTTTTCACTTAGATAGTATAACTAATTACTATGAAAAAGTATGTAGAAAATTGGCAGTTCAAAAAATAAATACTCCAAAAAAAGTTTCTAAATAAACTTTTTTTCTATAAGGAATTGGACAGACTACTTACTTTAACATAAAAATCCGAATCGTTCAGATTCAAACTGAATGATCCGGATTCCAAATATAGATAAGATTAAACAAAAATATTCGTCAAAATTATTGCATCCCACTCATTCACCTCATCGTCATTTTAACGATCAGGATCTTTAGGGTGAAGCACAGTTGGTCGTCTATTTTTAAGCGGTATTGGTGTTCTTACTAAAACATCTCTCATCGCCCTGTATGAAAATGGAATAAACGGCCAAAAATATGGTGTCTTGAAAGATTTCATTCGAGTTAGTAACAACATCAGTAATAAGAATCCCAATACATAGCCGGCAACTTGGAACGCTGCTGTCATAATTAGCAACCCTATTCTTACTAACCTGTTTGCTAAACTCAATTCATA contains:
- the nfsA gene encoding oxygen-insensitive NADPH nitroreductase; amino-acid sequence: MNDVIQTLLQHRSIRKFENRLLDKEQIEAIVTSAQAASTSSNVQAYAIIGITDQYKKERLAQLSGDQPYVAKNGHLFIFCADLYRHKVIAETEQVDFSETLQSTEMYTVAVIDAALAAQNAAIAAESLGLGICYIGGLRNELYEVSKLLQTPEHVFPLFGLVVGYPAHTPEQKPRLPMSAMYYEEQYVHDTQKVRTSIEQYNDELRNYYDSRAKNSRLDTWSKQIIRKMSVPSRIYLKDFLKSKGFPMK
- a CDS encoding YqgQ family protein — encoded protein: MKTFFEVQQLLKNYGTIIYTGDKELDYQLMEDEIRELYNSKLITIEQFKQSLLIIKSRKNKGE